The proteins below are encoded in one region of Salmo salar chromosome ssa02, Ssal_v3.1, whole genome shotgun sequence:
- the LOC106593695 gene encoding focal adhesion kinase 1 isoform X11, whose protein sequence is MEMRRQVSVSWDSGGPDEAPPKPSRPGYPSPRSSEGFYPSPQHLGQPTHYQMAGYTGPHGMPSMTSGMYPPQASHDPHDTWNHHRQQDLPMWSPNMEDMGALDMQVMGQVLPPLLMEEQLMMQQQQMEEDQRWLEQEERFLKPDSRNSRGSIDRDDCILQGPTGNQHIYQPIGKPEHAAPPKKPPRPGAPSHLGSLASLNPVDSYNEGVKPWRLQPQEISPPPTANLDRSNDKVYENVTGLVKAVIEMSSRIQPAPPEEYVPMVKDVGLALRTLLATVDETITLLPASTHREVEMAQKLLNSDLAELINKMKLAQQYVMTSLQQDYKKQMLTAAHALAVDAKNLLDVIDQSRLRMLGQAQPPPH, encoded by the exons cccaGCAGACCAGGGTACCCAAGCCCACGCTCCAGTGAGGGGTTCTACCCCAGCCCACAGCACCTGGGGCAGCCCACCCACTACCAG ATGGCAGGATACACAGGCCCCCACGGCATGCCCTCCATGACCAGTGGGATGTACCCTCCCCAGGCCTCCCACGATCCCCATGACACCTGGAACCACCACCGACAGCAGGACCTCCCCATGTGGTCCCCCAACATGGAG gacATGGGGGCTCTGGACATGCAGGTGATGGGTCAGGTTCTCCCCCccctcctgatggaggaacaGCTGATGATGCAACAGCAGCAGATGGAGGAGGACCAGCGGTGGCTGGAGCAGGAGGAACGCTTCCTg AAGCCGGATTCAAGGAATTCCAGAGGCAGCATTGACCGGGATGACTGCATCCTCCAAGGCCCA ACAGGAAACCAGCACATATACCAACCCATAGGCAAACCAG AACATGCAGCTCCACCAAAGAAACCTCCCCGTCCTGGAGCCCCCAGTCACCTGGGTAGTCTGGCCAGCCTGAACCCCGTGGACAGCTACAATGAGGGAGTGAAG CCCTGGCGG CTCCAGCCTCAGGAGATCAGCCCACCCCCCACTGCTAACCTGGACCGCTCTAATGACAAGGTCTATGAGAATGTCACAGGACTGGTGAAGGCTGTCATAGAGATGTCCAGTAGAATTCAGCCTGCGCCTCCCGAGGAATACGTGCCAATGGTCAAG GATGTGGGTCTGGCACTGAGGACACTCCTGGCCACAGTGGATGAAACAATCACGTTACTTCCAGCTAGCACACACAGAGAG GTGGAGATGGCCCAGAAGCTGTTGAACTCTGACCTGGCGGAGCTGATCAACAAGATGAAGCTGGCCCAGCAGTACGTCATGACCAGCCTGCAGCAGGACTACAAGAAACAGATGCTGACAGCCGCCCACGCCCTGGCCGTAGACGCCAAGAACCTTCTAGACGTCATCGACCAGAGCCGGCTCAGGATGTTGGGCCAGGCCCAGCCGCCACCTCACTAG